CGACGAACTCGGCGTCGATGCGTTCGAGACGCTGCTCCAAAAGAACCACGTCCCGCTGGGTTGCATCACGTGTTACGCCTACGGCCCGTTCGGCCTGCAACCGCAGATGCAACTCGCCCAACAAGTCGGCTCGCGCCAAACCGTCTTCGTCACCGGCGCGTCCGGTCCGAAGGGGCAAACCGGCGATGCGCTCGACAAGGCCGTCGCGCAGTTCGTCGAGAAGATGAAGCCGCATCACGACGCCGCCGCGAAATTCGACTACACCATCGCCATCGAAAACCACGTCAACAGTCTCATCGAGTCCCCCGAGTCAATGCGCCGCCTCGCCGAGCACACGACGGACATGCCGCATCTGGGCATCGCCTTCGGTCCGCATCACCTCGAGCAGGACGCGGCGATGCAGGCGAAGCTCATCGAGGACCTGGGCCCGTGCGTCAAATTCTTCTACGCGCAGCAGCACGGCAAGGGCGCGTCCAAGCCGCAGCCCGTCGAAGATGAACACATGCAGATGCCCGGCAACGGCCCGCTCGATTTCAAGCCGCTGGTGCAGTCCCTCAAAAAAATCAACTTCGCCGGCTACACCGAAATCTTCATGCACCCGTTCCCGCGCGGCGTGCCGATCCGCCCGACCACCGACGCCATCACCGCCGAAATCAATACATCGCGCCAATACCTCGACCATTGCATGAAGGACTAGACCATGAGTGACAAAGTGCTGATCATCATCGGCGACGCCGCCGAAACGCTCGACACCATGTATCCCTACTACCGACTCCAGGAAGCCGGGTTCACGCCCATCGTCGCCGCCCCCGAAGTGCATCGCTACCAGATGGTGATGCACGAGGTGAAGCCCGGCTGGACGATCACCAGGGAATGGGAGGGCTACACGCTCCAGTCCGACATCGCCTTCCGCGACGTCAAGCCCGAACAGTACATGGGCATCATGTTCTCCGGCGGCCGCGCCCCCGAATATATCCGCTACGACAAGGACCTGGTGCGCATCACGCGCCACTTCTTCGCTGAGAACAAGCCGATCGCCAGCGTGTGTCACGGCGTCGAGATTCCCGCCTACGCCGGCTGCGTCAAGGGCCGCCGCATGACGACCGTCGCCAAGTGCCGCTTCGATCTCGAATCGGTCGGCGGGATTTATGAGGATGCGCCGTGCGTCGTCGACGGCAATCTCGTGTCGGGCCGGACGTTTCACGACAACGGGCGCTACCTCGGCCCGTGGATTCAAATGCTCATCGAAGCCCGTCAGGCCGCCCAGGTCGGCGCGTAAAGTCAGAGGACGGTGCATTGCTCAATCGTTCGCAACGCGTGACCCGACTGCTGGCGTGCGGCATGATGCTCATCGCCGTCGCCGTCCGCGCGGCCGATCACCCGATCGTCGCGGGCTTCGAGCGCTTCGATGCCGCCGCCGTCGATGATGCTTCGCGCATCGCCGGCGGGGAACTGTTGCTGGGTGAACTCAACTGCATCGCCTGCCACCGCGCCAATGATGAAATCCGCGAGCGACTTTCGGTGAAAGCCGCGCCGGATTTGAAGCAGGTCGGCCATCGTCTCGCCGCCGCCGATATCGCGCGGTTCGTCATCGATCCGCAGGCGTTCAAGTATGGCACGACCATGCCGCTGCTGCTCGATGCATCGCGCGATGCGGCGACCGCCTCGAATATCGCCGCGTTTCTCGCCGGCGCCGCCAAGCCCGAAGACGGCGACACACGCAATGTCTGGCCCGAGCGCGGGCGCCAGCTTTTTGTGACCATCGGGTGCGTCGCCTGTCATCAGAGACCCGACGGCGTGAGCGATGACGATTTCGCCGTGCCGCTCGAACTTGGGCGTCATTACGGTCACAAAGCACTGGTCGATTTTCTGATGGACCCGCTTTCGATCCGCCCTGGGGGGCGCATGCCGGGTATGAAACTCGACCGTACCGACGCCGCCGACATCGCCGCGTGGATCAAGTCGACGGTGGCCCCCGCCGGCGCGCCGGCGGTGAAATCGACAAACGTCGACAGCGGGCGCCAAGCGTTCACGAAACTCGGTTGCGTTGCGTGTCATGATCTGGGTCATGGTCTTCTCGCACCGCCCGCCGCCAAACCCCTCGCCGACCTCGACCCGGCGGCGAAGTCCGGTTGTCTGGCCCAGCATCCGACCGCCCCCGCCGCTGACTTTTCACTTTCGTCCGCCCAGCGAACGGCCCTCGCCGTCGCGATCAACGCATTGAAGAAGCCGCTCGTGCCTCTCGCCGCCGCCGCGCGGGTGCATCGGATGATGACGCGCTTCAACTGCTACGCCTGTCACCACCGCGGCGATATCGGCGGGCCGGCGATCGACCGTCAGCCGCTCTTCACCGGCGAAGACGAGATCGGAAATGAAGGCCGTTTTCCGCCAGCACTGACGGACATCGGGCGTCATCTTCAGAAGGCATGGATGCATGACGTGCTCGCCGGCAAGGCGGAGGTGCGGCCGTACCTCAACACGCGCATGCCGATGTTCGGCTTCGACAATGTCGGCGCGTTCGTCGATCTGACGTTCGAAGCCGACGGCGGCAGCGCGGCCGACCCGGCGATGGCGTTCAAAGACGGCGACGTCGAAGCCGGTCGCACGCTGCTGGGCGCGCGCGGGCTGATGTGCATCACGTGTCACCAACTGCGCGACCGCAAGGCACTGGGCATTCAGGCGTTGAATCTGTCGACGATTCCGCGGCGTTTGCAGCCGGATTATTTCCGGCGCGCGCTGATCGAGCCGCAGGTGCTCCGCCCCGGCACACTCATGCCGATCTTCTTCCCCGAGGGCCACAGCACGCGACCCGACATTCTCGGCGGCGATGCCGACAAGCAGATCGCCTCCATCTGGAAGTACCTCGCCGAAGGCAAGAACGAGCCGGAGGGTTATCCGCCCAAGCAGGGTGACTTCGAACTGCTGCCGACGGACAAGGCGATGCTGCTGCGTTGCTTCATGAAGGATGTCGGGGCCGACGCGATCGCCGTGGGCTTTCCGGAGAAGGTGCATTTCGCATTTGATGCGACACACGTGCGGCCGGCGCTGGCGTGGCGCGGGCGGTTCGTCGATGCGTACTCGACATGGTTCACGCGTTTCCAGGAACCAACCGCGCCGCTCGGCGACGATGTCATCGCACTGCCGACCGACAGCGCCTTTGTCGACGCGAACGGCAAGACGCTGCCGCTGAATTGGCAGGGGTACCGGCTCGACAAGTACGGCATCCCGACTTTTCTCTACACCGCCGGTCCCTACCATATCGAAGACCGCATCAGCGCCCGGTTCGACGCCCGCGGCCTGCGGCGCACGATTCGCGGGGATTTTCCGAACAATTCGGTGCATTTCAACCCCGGCAGCGCCAAGGGCGTGACCATCAAGAAACTACAGATCATCACGGGCTCGTCGTTCGATATGGAGTACCGATGGTGAATCGAATCTTCGTCATTTTCGCCGCGTTATTTGCATGTTCACCGCTGGCGACCTTGCGTGCGGACAAGCCGGCGAGCGAAGCGGACTACTATCGCATTGTCGATCTTCAGACGGGCATCGCGCCCAGCAATTCGCGCGATTTGAACTGGAAGCCGGGCGATGACATCGCGCTGGAAATCAGCGGGATGGACCGGCTGCCGGACGGGCGGCTCGCCGTCGCGCTGCGAAAAGGCGATGTGTATCTGATCGACGGCGTGTACGACGAGCCGGCGAAACTTTCGTTCAAGCGCATCGCCACGGCGCTGCACGAGCCGATGGGGCTCTTGTATCACGACGGCGCGTTCTTCGCCGCTCAGCGCACCGAGCTGACGCGCATGCGCGACACGGACGGCGACGAGGTCATGGACGAGTACATCGCGGTCGCGCACAACTGGCAGCCCGCCGAGGATTATCACGAATACGTGTACGGCCCGAAGCTCGACGGTGACGGCCATATGTGGATCACGCTCAACCTCGGCATGGGCAAGACGCAGAACAACAGTCTGCCGTGGCACGGCTGGGCGATGCGGCTCGGGAGCGACGGCATGCTCGAACCGATGTGCGCCGGCATGCGTTCGCCGAGCGGGATCGGCGCCAATGCGGCCGGCGATATGTTCTACACGGATCAACAGGGCACATGGGTCGGCACCAACACGTTGCATCACCTGCGGGCCGGAGCGTTTTTCGGAAATGGCGAAGCGATGGGCACGATGAAGCGCGACGATGCGCCGATTCATCTGTCCGCCCCGCTGCCGGCCAACAAGCCGTTTCCTGAAGCGGTGAAACTGCTCAAGGAACTCGTGCCGCCGGCGGTGTGGTTCCCCTATCACAAGATGGGCGAGAGCACGACGGACATCCTGCTCGACAACACGGCAGGCAAGTTCGGCCCATTCGCCGGGCAGCTTTTCATCGGTGAATTCCGCTCGGCGGGGATGCTCCGCGTATCGCTCGAAAAGGTGAACGGCGAATATCAGGGCGCATGCTTCCCGTTCCGCAGCGGGTTCGCTTCGGGCGTGTTCCGCATGTGCTACGGCAAGGACGGGAGCATGTTCGTGGGCATGACCAATCGCGGATGGACCAGCGCCGGCGTCGCGGCGTATGGGCTGCAACGGTTGATCTGGACCGGCAAAACGCCATTCGAAATTCTTTCGATGCACGCGACGCCCGACGGCTTTGACCTGACATTCACGCAACCCGTCGATCGGACCACTGCCGGCGACCCCGCTTCGTACGCCGGCAGCAGCTACACCTACGAGTATCACGCGGCTTACGGGTCGGATGAGATTCTGACGAAGCCGCTCGTGATTCGCTCGGCGACAGTGGCGCAGGATCGGATGAGCGTGCA
This window of the Planctomycetota bacterium genome carries:
- a CDS encoding TIM barrel protein, giving the protein MLMTTRPTRRRFCQSVLASVAALGLPRGSFADTSAFKLRYILASAMYGTTALADILPEVHKAGATALDIWPKPHGNQREQVDELGVDAFETLLQKNHVPLGCITCYAYGPFGLQPQMQLAQQVGSRQTVFVTGASGPKGQTGDALDKAVAQFVEKMKPHHDAAAKFDYTIAIENHVNSLIESPESMRRLAEHTTDMPHLGIAFGPHHLEQDAAMQAKLIEDLGPCVKFFYAQQHGKGASKPQPVEDEHMQMPGNGPLDFKPLVQSLKKINFAGYTEIFMHPFPRGVPIRPTTDAITAEINTSRQYLDHCMKD
- a CDS encoding peptidase, with product MSDKVLIIIGDAAETLDTMYPYYRLQEAGFTPIVAAPEVHRYQMVMHEVKPGWTITREWEGYTLQSDIAFRDVKPEQYMGIMFSGGRAPEYIRYDKDLVRITRHFFAENKPIASVCHGVEIPAYAGCVKGRRMTTVAKCRFDLESVGGIYEDAPCVVDGNLVSGRTFHDNGRYLGPWIQMLIEARQAAQVGA